CCAACTACTGGTGGATGTCGGCTTCAAGGAAATCGAGGTCGGTTTCCCGGCCGCCTCCCAGCCCGATTACGACTTCGTACGCAAGCTGATTGAAGAGAACCTGGTGCCGGACGACGTCACCATTCAGGTGCTCACCCAGGCGCGCGAAGAACTGATCGCGCGCAGCTTTGAAGCGCTCAAGGGCGCGCGCAAAGCCAACGTGCATTTGTACAACTCCACCTCCCGCGTGCAGCGCGAAAAGGTGTTCCGTCTCGATGTGGACGGCATCAAGGCGATCGCCGTGGCCGGCGCCGAAGCGCTGGTGCGCCACGCGCAGGCCAACCCGGCCACTGAGTGGGTGTTCCAGTACTCACCGGAAAGCTTCACCGGTACGGAGCTGGAGGTGGCGGCCGAGGTCACCAACGCGGTGATCGATGTGTGGCAGCCGCAGAACGGCCAAGAGGTGGTGATCAACCTGCCGGCGACGGTGGAAATGAGCACCCCCAACGTGTTCGCCGACATGGTCGAGTGGATGGGCGAGCACCTGCACCACCGCGAGCACCTGTGCATTTCGGTGCACACCCACAACGACCGGGGCTGTGGTGTGGCCGCCGCCGAGCTGGCGGTGATGGGCGGCGCCGACCGTGTGGAAGGGACCTTGATGGGCAACGGCGAGCGCACCGGCAACATGGACATCGTCACCATGGCGATGAACCTGTACAGCCAGGGCGTGGATCCGCTGCTGGATCTGTCTGATGTGAAGCGCATTGCCGAAACGGTGGAGTCGGTGACGGAAATCTCCACCCATCCGCGCCACCCGTACGTGGGCGAGCTGGTGTTTACCGCGTTCTCCGGCAGCCATCAGGACGCTATCCGCAAGTGCCTGAGCACCTACAGCGAAGGCGACAAATGGGAAATTGCCTACCTGCCGATCGACCCGCGTGATCTGGGGCGCCGCTACGAAGAAGTGGTGCGCATCAACTCACAGTCCGGCAAAGGCGGCGTGCTCTATGTGTTGGAGCGTGATTTCGGCATCACCCTGCCGCGCTGGCTGCAAATCGAGTTCTCCCGCGTGGTGCAGGGCTTCGCTGAGAACGAAGAGCGCGAAGTGCAGACCGATGAAATCCACGGTTTGTTCGAACGCCACTTCCTCAGCGTGCCGGCGGATTGGGAAATGCTCGGCTATGAACTGAACCGCGAAGGCGAGGCGGTGGATGTGCGCATCCGTGTCGGCAATGCCAGCGACTCGGAAGTGATCGAAGGCCGCGGTCGCGGCGGCGTGGAAGCGCTGGTGGCGGCGCTGTCCCAGCGCACCGGCGTGGCAATGTCGGTGGAAGCCTACGACGAGTTCGCGCTCAACGAAGGCAGTGATGCTCGTGCGCTGGCCTGCGTGCGCATGCGCGTCGGCGATGAAGTCACCAGCGCGGCGTCGCTGGCGGACGACACCACCTCCGCCACACTGCAGTCGGTGTTGTCTGCGGTGGGCCGCGTCACCGCCGCCACTCAGGCGCAGTTCAAAGCCGGCTGAGGCTGCGCTGCGGAACGACCCAACGGGGTGGCTCAGGCCACCCCGTTTTCGTTGCCGCCCATGGCCAGCGGCAATTGCTCGGCGAGGAAATCCACCAACTGCCGCACGGTGGGCGACAAATGCCGGTGGCGCGGGTACACCGCCCACACCGCGGTATCGGCAAAGCGGAATTCCTCCAGCACCGCCCGCAGTCGCCCGGCTTGGATGTGTTCATCGACGTAGTAATCCGGCAGCTGTGACAGCCCCAGCCCGCGCAGCGTGGCATCCAGCAGCGTCTGCCCGGAGTTGGCTTGCAGGCGGCCGCGCACGCGGATCTCGCGCCGCTGGCCCTGTATCAGAAAACGCCAACTGTCCAACGAACCGAGCAGGCACGGATAACGCACCAAGTCGTTGGGGTGCTGCGGCGCGGGGTGCTGGTTGAACAGCGCCGGGCTGCCCACCACGCGCTCCTGGCGGCCGCATAGACGGCGTGCAATCAGGCTCGAATCCTGCAGTTCGCCGAGCCGGATGGCGACATCGAACCCTTCTTCAATCAGCGCCACGCGGCGGTTGGTGAAATGCATGCGCACTTCCAGCCGTGGGTGCAGCTGCATAAAACGGTTGATCAGCGGTGCCACATGGCGTTCGCCGAAGGTGGTGGAGGCGGTCAGTTTCAGCAGTCCGCGCGGGCTGGCGTGCAGGTCGGCCAGCGCCGCTTCGGCTTCGCGGAAACCGTCCAGCACTTGGCGGCAGTGCTGGTGATACAGCTCGCCCGGCTCAGTGAGGCGAATTTGCCGTGTGGTGCGGTACAGCAGCGGCACGCCGAGCTGCGCCTCTAATTGGCTGACCAGGCGGCTGACGTGGGAGGGCGATACCTTCAGCCGCCGGGCGGCGGCGGAGAACGAACCTTGTCGCACCACTTCGACGAAGGCTTCCACCCGGTCCCAATGCTTCATTGTTGCTCCCTGGCAATGATGTTGTTACGCAAGCCGTATTTATCCGGCAGGGGGCAATAATCTACACTGCCCGCACTGACAAACCCACGCGCGCCGGTACGCCGGTGCGCTGCTGCGAGGAGCTGTTTCATGAAATCACGTGCCGCCATTGCGTTGGAGGCCGGCAAGCCGCTGGTGCTGACCGAGATCGATGTGCAAGGTCCGCAGGCCGGTGAGGTGCTGGTCAAGATCGTGGCCACCAGTGTCTGCCATACCGACGCCTACACCTTGTCTGGCAAAGACCCGGAAGGCCTGTTTCCGGTGGTGCTGGGCCATGAAGGCGCCGGCATCGTGATGGAAGTGGGCGCCGGCGTGACCAGCCTGCAACCGGGTGACCATGTGATTCCGCTCTACACCGCTGAATGCGGCCAGTGCAAATTCTGCCTGTCCGGCAAGACCAACCTGTGCGGTTCAGTGCGTGCCACCCAGGGCCGCGGGTTGATGCCGGATGGTACCTCGCGCTTTTCTCTGGACGGCAAGATGCTGCACCACTACATGGGCACTTCTACCTTCTCCGAGTACACCGTGCTGCCGGAAGTGTCGCTGGCAAAAGTGTCCAAGGAGGCGCCGCTGGACAAAATCTGCCTGCTTGGCTGCGGTGTCACCACTGGCATCGGTGCAGTGCTCAATACCGCTAAGGTGCAGGCTGGCGACACGGTGGCGGTGTTTGGCCTCGGCGCCATCGGTCTGGCGGTGATTCAAGGCGCGGTGATGGCCAAAGCCGGGCGCATCATTGCCATCGACATCAATCCGGACAAGTTCGAGCTGGCGCGCAAGTTCGGCGCCACCGATTTCGTCAATCCCAAGGACCACAGCGGCTCGATCCAGGAAGTGATCGTCGACATGACCGACGGCGGCGTGGATTACTCGTTCGAGTGCATCGGCAACGTTAACGTGATGCGTTCGGCGCTGGAGTGCTGCCACAAGGGCTGGGGCGAGTCGATCATCATCGGTGTCGCTGGCGCCGGCGAAGAAATCGCCACCCGTCCGTTCCAGCTGGTCACCGGCCGGGTGTGGAAAGGTTCGGCGTTCGGTGGTGTGAAGGGCCGCAGCCAGCTACCGGGCTATGTCGACCAGTACATGCGTGGTGAGCTGAACATCGACGACTTCATCACCCACGACATGAAGTTCGAACAGATCAATGAAGCCTTCGATCTGCTCGATGCGGGCCAGAGCATTCGCACCGTACTGCACTTCTGAGGCGCACTCGGTTACCGCGCCGACCCAAACGCCCGCAGTACGCGGGCGTTTTTTATTGGGCCAGCATGACCGCTCTGCACGCCCACACGGCAACCACAAAAAAGCCCGGACTAGCCGGGCTTTTTTGTGGGACCAAGACGGCCGCGGCAATCAGTCCGCGGCCGCGCGGCTCAGCCCGGTTGGCGCGCTGCGCGGTTGCCCAGCAGCCACAGCACCACCGCCAGCACCAAGTAGGCGCCCTGAGCCAGCAGGCCCTGCAGCGTCGGGTAAATGCCGAGCCAGCTAACGCTGGGAACATCCAGGTAGCGCACCGACAGCCAGCCGGCTTCCTGCAGCGCCGCCACGCCCTTGCCGAGCAGCACGAAGGCCAGCCCCAGCAGCACCACACTGGTGACGCGGAAGAACAGCGCCAGCGGTAGTTTCATGCCGAGACGGAAGATCAGCAGCGCCACCACCGCCAGCGCTACCAGCGCGGCGATCATGCCGTAGAAGATCGACATCCGCTCGCCAGGGCCGACTTGGGTCCACAGCGCCTGGTAAAACAGGATGGTCTCGAACATCTCCCGGTACACCGAGATGAACGCCACGAACGCCAGCGTCCACAGCGCACCCCGGCCGAGGGCGCTGTCCACCTTGTCGCGCAGGTAGCCCATCCACTGTTGGCTCTTGGCGTTGGAGTGCATCCAGAAGCCCATGTAGAACAGGATCGCAGCGGCAATCAGACCGGCCAGACCCTCGGTCACTTCACGGGTGCTGCCGCTGATGGTGATCACGGTGCTGGCCACGAACCAGGTGGCAAAGCCGGCCAGCACCGCGCCGATCCAGCCAAGGTGGATGAAGCGGGTGGCGCGCTGCACCTGCGAGCGGCGGGTGAAGGTGATGAGCGCGG
The sequence above is a segment of the Alcanivorax sp. REN37 genome. Coding sequences within it:
- a CDS encoding 2-isopropylmalate synthase, which translates into the protein MAYDHRKYVPFTPIHRPQRRWPDQVITESPRWCAVDLRDGNQALVKPMTVAQKTVLFQLLVDVGFKEIEVGFPAASQPDYDFVRKLIEENLVPDDVTIQVLTQAREELIARSFEALKGARKANVHLYNSTSRVQREKVFRLDVDGIKAIAVAGAEALVRHAQANPATEWVFQYSPESFTGTELEVAAEVTNAVIDVWQPQNGQEVVINLPATVEMSTPNVFADMVEWMGEHLHHREHLCISVHTHNDRGCGVAAAELAVMGGADRVEGTLMGNGERTGNMDIVTMAMNLYSQGVDPLLDLSDVKRIAETVESVTEISTHPRHPYVGELVFTAFSGSHQDAIRKCLSTYSEGDKWEIAYLPIDPRDLGRRYEEVVRINSQSGKGGVLYVLERDFGITLPRWLQIEFSRVVQGFAENEEREVQTDEIHGLFERHFLSVPADWEMLGYELNREGEAVDVRIRVGNASDSEVIEGRGRGGVEALVAALSQRTGVAMSVEAYDEFALNEGSDARALACVRMRVGDEVTSAASLADDTTSATLQSVLSAVGRVTAATQAQFKAG
- a CDS encoding LysR family transcriptional regulator; the protein is MKHWDRVEAFVEVVRQGSFSAAARRLKVSPSHVSRLVSQLEAQLGVPLLYRTTRQIRLTEPGELYHQHCRQVLDGFREAEAALADLHASPRGLLKLTASTTFGERHVAPLINRFMQLHPRLEVRMHFTNRRVALIEEGFDVAIRLGELQDSSLIARRLCGRQERVVGSPALFNQHPAPQHPNDLVRYPCLLGSLDSWRFLIQGQRREIRVRGRLQANSGQTLLDATLRGLGLSQLPDYYVDEHIQAGRLRAVLEEFRFADTAVWAVYPRHRHLSPTVRQLVDFLAEQLPLAMGGNENGVA
- a CDS encoding S-(hydroxymethyl)glutathione dehydrogenase/class III alcohol dehydrogenase; its protein translation is MKSRAAIALEAGKPLVLTEIDVQGPQAGEVLVKIVATSVCHTDAYTLSGKDPEGLFPVVLGHEGAGIVMEVGAGVTSLQPGDHVIPLYTAECGQCKFCLSGKTNLCGSVRATQGRGLMPDGTSRFSLDGKMLHHYMGTSTFSEYTVLPEVSLAKVSKEAPLDKICLLGCGVTTGIGAVLNTAKVQAGDTVAVFGLGAIGLAVIQGAVMAKAGRIIAIDINPDKFELARKFGATDFVNPKDHSGSIQEVIVDMTDGGVDYSFECIGNVNVMRSALECCHKGWGESIIIGVAGAGEEIATRPFQLVTGRVWKGSAFGGVKGRSQLPGYVDQYMRGELNIDDFITHDMKFEQINEAFDLLDAGQSIRTVLHF